The region aatccaaatcaacaGTCAGTTTCATCCTGccgagaatgtgccttcttcattgattaaggacacatgtgcaaagtggaatgagttgcaaagttttgcagAGAATTATCACCTTAACAAAACTGTTGCAAGCCATTTCTGCAACACAttcaatgacaatgtcttgtcctattttaggcaaatcttagagacgccagaaacaggcctctctggacaaattttttgtgcaacaggggtgcagtgactctcaagctggtactAGTGTCAgttaaagacaaagaagggaagtaaccccggatagggctttgatacctgaagtctttatggagggggattccccttccaaacaacttctcctctctctctctctctctctcccctcctcgccttcttccatacgccaacaagagtcttcaataaaggtatgtaatagtgatttaaatgttcatttatccattaaaatcagtgctttatatttatttctcattgttttctgtatgtaaaattatagttattctctatgaaatatatttttttttaatatttttgggtgtctggaacagattaaatgaatttacattatttcttatggaaatgTTACTTTGGTTTGTGTCCATTTCGGATTTCAACTGacctcctggaatggattaaggacgaAAACCGGGGTGCCACTGTAATCAATGTACAAGAAAGGTCAGCCATCCATTGTCCACAAGCTACTTAAAAATAAATGAGCTAAGACACAAAAGCTGCTTAAATCAACATGTAgatcagaaaaaaataaaaatgaaaaacaaCTCTAGAAAAATTTGTCATTTAGTCCTTATCACAGcagtattacacaaataacccgcacataaaagagagaagcttacgacgacgtttcggtccgacttggaccattgacaaagtcacgacgaaacgtcgtcgtaagcttctctcttttatgtgcgggttatttgtgtattgttccagtcacggtattgtgcctttttgttattcacaGCAGTATTTACTGAGGAGAAtgttttattttgaatttttatgctTCATACTACATGAGTTATGCTTTTTAAGACAAGTTTGCTGATCAGAAACTACAAATACAACATCCCTATATAACATTGACATTATAGCTTTGTAGGATGCATATTTACTGTACAAAATAGTGAGTTCATTACTTTCTGTATtcaaaaaaattaaagaaaaagtTGCAGTTCAGAGAGTCTTCTAAACTGTGATTTCCTTACACTTCTGGCAAGAAAGTTactgaatgagtgatggtaaacAGTCAATGTGATTAAAaaaagtacaaaaaaaaataaaattagcaaGTAGTGACTGTTTCAGAATACAGCAGTCTAGCTTGCACCTGATGTTTCTGGAGTGAGAGTTATCAATGTGTTTGAGGATTCTGCAAGTTCAGCAATGGAGATCCGCCCACGCTGTCTGATGAACTTTGCCACACCCTCAAGCTCTTCTTTACTGATGTAAATAAATTTGCCTCGGTCATCAATCACACCTGCAATATAAAAATGTGAAAATTACTGCAAAATTCTGAACATACTGAAAAGGTATTCATGATGGAAATGTCTTTCAACATTTATTCacatactgtacagtatataATGAAATTCTACCATATTTTATCTCACATAGTCTTTCATAGCATCctaattttttgtgtgtgtttacaaaTAAGGCTGGGAGTCATGATATACAGTTTCATTgtcatttctgtttttctctcTACATGTGGGATATCCTTCAGCTCTAACAAGCATTCATTACACTTTTATAATCATAACTGTATGTTTGTATGAAGCAAGTTTTGCACACGACTACAGACAAATCTTCCCTGATGGATAAAATTCACTGATAAGGAAGATGCAATTAAAAACTTGGCTAATGAATAAGCTAATGTGCGGACAATCATAAATGAATGAGCTTATGGTCAAACAATAATGTAAATGAATGAGCTAATGTACAGAATCATGTAAATGAATGAGCTAATGTACAGACAATTGTGTAAATGAATGAGCTAATGTACAGACAATCATGTGGGGGtggcaggcctccagcagcaacagcctggttgaccaggcaagcaccagacgagcctggcccatggccgggctcagagagagaagctctcaaaactcttcaaaggtatatcaaaggtaaaggtatgtaAATGACTGAGCTAATGTACAGATAACTGTGTAAATGAATGAGCTAATGTACAGataattgtgtaaataaatgAGCTAATGTACAACCATGTAAATGAATGAGCTAATGTACAGACAACTGTGTAAATAAATGAGCTAATGTACAACCATGTAAATGAATGAGCTAATGTACAACCATGTAAATGAATGAGCTAATGTACAACCATGTAAATGAATGAGCTAATGTATAGACAACTGTGTAAATAAATGAGCTAATGTACAACCATGTAAATGAATGAGCTAATGTACAGACAACTGTGTAAATGAATGAGCTTATGTACTGataattgtgtaaataaatgAGCTAATGTACAATCATGTAAATGAATGAGCTAATGTACAACAATGTAAATGAATGAGATAATGTACAGACAACTGTGTAAATGCACAAAGACTGAACCTGACTATATCCTGGAGAGCGTTCTTCAAAAGCAGGGATGCACAGCCTACAGCCCACGGACTGCACGCAGCCTTTGAGAGGCACAGTTGCAGCCCATGATCTTTTATGTAAAAATAAATTAAGCTACCACTGAACTCAACTATACAAGTGTATTGTGTCAAGTACTTTTAAGTTCCAGTTTTAGTCTATACTAATTACTCTACATTACCAGGGGCTCTTCAAATGTATGAAATAAATCTTGCCTAATTTTGTGGTAATTACGTACCTTCCATTGGCTTTACTCAGttaatgggtttagtgcttcattatgattataataataataattcattcaGTTTACaaactgtacactgtacagtaaatTTTTGGTCATCAATATTTGATAACAGAAAAGGCTGTAAAGACACACAGCAAAGGGAGAGCGCCATTAGTAGACTACGACATTTCACCTACATGAGGCTTTATCAAGTGTATTCTTGATAAAACCTCATGTACATGAAACATCCTACTAATACAGGTCTCCTTTACTgtatgtgtcttttttttttttttccttgttgaTTACGCCATACTTCAACCAGAAAATATTTTGCATTCATGTTCTAAAGAGACACACAAAGTACTTAATGCAATTAATCTAGCTACAACAAAGAAAGGCACATTTAAAGATAAAATAAATGTTAGGTAACATCGCTAAAGAATCCTTTGAAATATTTACCTAACAATTCTACTAAGAATAGTACTGGGTTTGGAATGAGTATAGGAGGCCACTTACTAATACTAAAAATGTACTGACATCTACATGTAGTCCAGGGCCATAGTAAGtgctgagattaagacacatgtgcaacatctgttgcacatgtgtcttaatctcatcttgtcggtattatataccattcgtacacatagtaagtgctgttggagtgtaagcaaggtaacacttatgaagggattcagggaaaaactGGTTAGCTAGATATGAGTCCTCAAGGTGGGAAGTAAAGTGactgcaatctgaaggaggggtggggatgttccAGTTCAAAGTCATCTGAAGTGTGGGAAgatagtgattgaatgaatgatgatgaatgtgtgCCCTTTTCTCTTCTGCCTCACCCTATCTTGGAgggagacagctggtgtgttTTATTAATAACAATGATCTATCACaaagaatttttttcttttttacctgTGAGTACCCCATTTTTTTGTAGCTCTTTGACCCTGTCAATAACatcctgagtcttcaacttaaaCCTGGCAGCCAGATCCTCCAATACAACAACCTTGTCTTTCTGAAAAATATAGAATTAATTTTGTCTTCTGCACTGATAATCTCTAAAAACATGACAAACCAATTGAGATTCTattaaaaaaaactaaaaaaacaGTTATTTTAATAACTCAGAAgttggccatggtggtgttaatTCTTCTTTGTCATGCAATACCTCATATGTCAACTTATGTTAACTTGTTTTCACTGCAGTAAGTCAAACATTCAATAAGTTGATgcacaaacaaaacaaaaattatatCATGGCATGTACCTTTATGAAACCAACAAACTCATTTAGAAGGTTCTGCCTTTTATCTTCTGCAGCTTCTTCAAACCCTTCCTCTTGCACTTCAAACTCAGCCTTCAACTTCATGTACTCCTCCTGCTCACGACGTTCCTTCTCCTCCCTCGccttctgctcctcctcttcttttctgGCCTCCTCTTCAGCCTACAATAACAGATTAAAAATATCTAAACACAATGATGCACACATACATGTGCCTGGACCCAGGTGCAGACATCATACCAAACCTGCCATCCTaagcatacaaaaggaataacatGAGCAGTGCAGCCAAAGTTTCTTACTATAATGAAAATTACAGAAAGTGAAGGAAGGGCATAAGAGGTTTTCATTCCATGTAATATGGAAAGCATGAGCATCTTCGACTCTCTAGAATTGGTTTAAATTTCACAATGTCACTACTTCACACCATGAGTAGTATACTGGATAATGTTCAGAAATCTGAGCAGACACTTTCAAATTACTTTTCACCACACATATATGAGCAAGCCTTGAGTATGCAACACTTGTGAGGACATACCTAATCCACCACAGAAGAAAGCTCCAGAAAACTCAAAGGAAAGCCTCTTTAGGCAATGTTAAGCAACTTTTGAAAtacgtatttttattttttattacaacactggccgattcccacaaaggcagggtggcccgaaaaagaaaaactttcaccatcattcactccatcactgtcttgccagaagggtgctttacactacagtttttaaactgcaacattaacacccctccttcagagtgcaggtactgtacttcccatctccaggactcaagtccggcctgccgtttccctgaatcccttcataaatgttactttgctcacactccaacagcacgtcaagtattaaaaaccatttgtctccattcactcctatcaaacacgctcatgcatgctcgctggaagtccaagcccctcgcacacaaaacctcctttaccccctccctccaacctttcctaggccgacccctaccccgccttccttccactacagactgatacactcttgaagttattctgttttgctccattctctctacatgtccgaaccacctcaacaacccttcctcagccctctggacaacagttttggcaatcccgcacctcctcctaacttccaaactacgaattctctgcattatattcacaccacacattgccctcagacatgacatctccactgcctccagccttctcctcgctgcaacattcatcacccacgcttcacacccatataagagcgttggtaaaactatactctcatacattcccctctttgcctccaaggacaaagttctttgtctccacagactcctaagtgcaccactcacccttttcccctcatcaattctatgattcacctcatctttcatagacccatccgctgacacgtccactcccaaatacatgtatctgaatacattcacctcctccatactctttccctccagtctggtatccaatctttcatcacctaatctttttgttatcctcataaccttactctttcctgtattcacttttaattttcttcttttacataccctaccaaattcatccaccaatctctgcaacttctcttcagaatctcccaaaagcacagtgtcatcagcaaagagcaactgtgacaactcccactttatgtgtgattctttatcttttaactccacgccacttgccaagaccctcgcatttacttctcatacaaccccatctataaatatattaaacaaccacagtgacatcacacatacttgtctaaggcctacttttactgggaaataatctccctctttcctacatactttaacttgagcctcactatcctcgtaaaaactcttcactgctttcagtaacctacctcctataccatatacctgcaacaactgccacattgcttccctatccaccctgtcatacgccttttccaaatccataaatgccacaaagacctctttagccttatctaaatactgtttacttatat is a window of Cherax quadricarinatus isolate ZL_2023a chromosome 17, ASM3850222v1, whole genome shotgun sequence DNA encoding:
- the Ddrgk1 gene encoding DDRGK domain-containing protein 1, with the translated sequence MDDFVLYTTLTVIVAVILGFISFYKRKEEKVRERARPPRPRVGEDGAAGGARAHPPNRAAANRNARARMRAAAQRRDESDDDDDDDTGGLGDDIALPDGKIGKKKLAKLQAKAERRVLREAKEREREEKKERAEKAAEDRRKEEKREAEEEARKEEEEQKAREEKERREQEEYMKLKAEFEVQEEGFEEAAEDKRQNLLNEFVGFIKKDKVVVLEDLAARFKLKTQDVIDRVKELQKNGVLTGVIDDRGKFIYISKEELEGVAKFIRQRGRISIAELAESSNTLITLTPETSGAS